The genomic interval CAGCAGCGTCTTGCCCGTGCCCGGCGGGCCCATGAGCAGGACCCCCTTGGGGATGCGCCCGCCCAGGCGGGTGAATTTTTTCGGGTCGCGCAGGAAATCGACAACCTCGCTCAGCTCTTCCTTGGCCTCGTCGATACCCGCCACATCTTCGAAGGTGACCTTCTCCTGGGAGTCGGACATGAGCCTGGCCCTGCTTTTGCCGAACGATAGCGCTTTTCCGCCGCCCGATTGCATCTGCCGCATGAAAAAGATCCACACACCGATCAGCACGAGCATGGGGAACCACGAGATCAATATATTGTACCAGGGCGATTCGGTGGGGGGCTTGGCCTTGATGCTGATGTTTTTGGATCTTAAATTTCTAATGAGATCAGGATCTTCCGGTGTATATACGCGGTATTTCTGTCCACTGATATCGGTTGCGCTGATTTCCTGGCCCTGGATGGTGACTTCGTTCACCCGATTTTCGTCGACCATGGCCAAAAATTCGGAGTATCCCAAAGGGGTTTCGGTGAGGTTTTGGGCGTTGAACATTTTGTAGAGCATGATCATCATCAGGGTGATCACGCACCATAACGCCAAGTTTTTATAAAAAGGGTTCAAAAAGAATACCTCCTCCATAGTTTGGTGCCGCCGACTGCCGGAATTGCCTACCATAATGCCCTTTGGGCCTTTTCGCAACTATTATCATTTTGTTTTCCCTCAGGGCGATCGCCTTTACAACTGCTTCATATCGTTGACTCTATCAATGGTTTGGGCCTCTATGCGCAGTGCCTTCGATGTCTGCTCGTCGACAACCGCCAGACCGCTTCGGCGCACACCGACGACCCACAGAACCGTATCGCCGCCGATCACCAGGGGAACCCGTGACCTTTCGGGTTTGGGTATCTTGTGATCGATGAAGAGCTTTTTGAGCTTTTGGGTGCCTTGCAATCCAAAAGGCGAAATTCGGTCACCCGGTTTCGGAGTTCGAATGAGCAGGGGAAAGGTGAGTCGGTTCAGATCGAAGAACACCCGTTGGGGGCCGCGCGAGCGGACCATTTCGTAATCGATGGCATGCGCGATGGCGTGCTCGATCCGGAACGCGAGGCGCAATCCGGCTTCGGGGATCTCGATGACCACCGGTAGATCTTCCGCCGTCTCGATCACGTGTGTAAATTCAACCGGTTCGGCGGGTATCGCCGCCTGGGGGCGGCCGCGGCAGTGACCAGGGAAACGCCGGAAGTACAAATCAGTCACCGTTCGTTCGGCCTCGATGCGGCGCGGCAGGTGCAGGCGGCGATGCCGCTGGTCGTCCGGAAGCAGGGCGGCTATGTTTTCGATGTGGTTGGCGTTGAAGCGCTGGAGATCTCCCAACCACATCCGCAGCGCGTTGCGGATGATGCGGCGCTGGACGGGGCGAGGCGCGTGGACGAGGGAATCGACACGCAACCGCAAGGAGGTTGAATTCCGGGCGGCGACAGATCGCGCTAGCAGCGGGGCCAGTTGATCGTCGATCCAGCGATCCTCTTCGAAACAGATCGATGCCGTGCGGTTGAGAATTTGAACCAGGTTGGCGGTGTAGTCTTTTTCCAACAGCGGGATCAGTTGGTGGCGGACCCGATTGCGGTCAAACCTCACATCCATGTTGGTC from Desulfatitalea tepidiphila carries:
- the tilS gene encoding tRNA lysidine(34) synthetase TilS; its protein translation is MPSPPHIKKPFPPVQDADTSRLIVKVQQCIDDYGMLRPEDRVLVGVSGGPDSVALVHVLSWLRCRYAIDLGIAHLDHGLRPDAAAQETAWVKGLAEDLDVPFFSSRLGTFPGHGSLEAWLRTQRYDFLEQTAAQHGFSKIAVGHQANDNAEAVLLHLLRGSGMRGIAGIPPIRGNRIIRPLIRVTRTEILTCLDRLGIDWLHDPTNMDVRFDRNRVRHQLIPLLEKDYTANLVQILNRTASICFEEDRWIDDQLAPLLARSVAARNSTSLRLRVDSLVHAPRPVQRRIIRNALRMWLGDLQRFNANHIENIAALLPDDQRHRRLHLPRRIEAERTVTDLYFRRFPGHCRGRPQAAIPAEPVEFTHVIETAEDLPVVIEIPEAGLRLAFRIEHAIAHAIDYEMVRSRGPQRVFFDLNRLTFPLLIRTPKPGDRISPFGLQGTQKLKKLFIDHKIPKPERSRVPLVIGGDTVLWVVGVRRSGLAVVDEQTSKALRIEAQTIDRVNDMKQL